In the genome of Globicephala melas chromosome 3, mGloMel1.2, whole genome shotgun sequence, one region contains:
- the RNF187 gene encoding E3 ubiquitin-protein ligase RNF187, producing MGEVTIPVRFQRARTRSVAACQDPGDWSTPLPGPCVEHTPARTLRRAPSYPSRHSCPSSLLSIPVRTSPSPALRPRFSCVPVPGFPPCLRPRQPSHLCSPVRVPVCALLEGPAAAALALPAGPAEAACALCQRAPREPVRADCGHRFCRACVVRFWAEEDGPFPCPECADDCWQRAVEPGRPPLSRRLLALEEAAAAPARDGPASEAALQLLCRADGGPLCAACRMAAGPEPPEWEPRWRKALRGKENKGSVEIMRKDLNDARDLHGQAESAAAVWKGHVMDRRKKALTDYKKLRAFFAEEEGRFLQEAEKEEGSLDDEDEDPAERFRSLLQAVSELERRHRNLGLSMLLQ from the exons ATGGGAGAAGTGACAATCCCTGTAAGATTTCAGCGTGCAAGGAC GCGGAGTGTAGCGGCCTGTCAGGACCCGGGAGACTGGAGTACACCACTGCCAGGACCCTGCGTGGAGCACACGCCTGCCAGGACCCTGCGCCGGGCGCCCAGCTATCCCAGTCGCCATTCTTGTCCTTCGTCCCTGCTCTCCATCCCCGTCCGCACATCCCCGTCCCCGGCTCTCCGGCCGCGCTTTTCCTGCGTCCCGGTCCCCGGCTTTCCCCCGTGTCTCCGGCCTCGCCAGCCCAGCCACCTGTGCTCCCCGGTCCGCGTCCCTGTCTGCGCCCTCCTCGAGGGCCCCGCCGCCGCTGCCCTGGCGCTTCCCGCGGGCCCAGCCGAGGCCGCCTGCGCCCTGTGCCAGCGCGCGCCTCGCGAGCCGGTGCGCGCCGACTGCGGCCATCGCTTCTGCCGGGCGTGCGTGGTGCGATTCTGGGCGGAGGAGGACGGGCCCTTCCCTTGTCCCGAGTGCGCCGACGACTGCTGGCAGCGCGCTGTGGAGCCCGGCCGCCCGCCGCTCAGCCGCCGCCTGCTCGCGCTCGAGGAGGCTGCCGCGGCGCCCGCGCGCGACGGCCCGGCCTCTGAGGCGGCGCTGCAGCTGCTGTGCCGAGCCGACGGGGGCCCGCTGTGCGCCGCTTGCCGCATGGCCGCGGGGCCCGAGCCGCCCGAGTGGGAGCCCCGCTGGAGGAAGGCGCTGCGCGGCAAG GAGAACAAGGGATCTGTGGAGATCATGAGGAAAGATCTGAACGATGCTCGGGACCTGCATGGCCAGGCTGAGTCCGCCGCTGCTGTGTGGAAG GGACATGTGATGGACCGGAGGAAGAAGGCCCTGACTGACTACAAGAAGCTTCGGGCCTTCTTTGCTGAGGAGGAGGGGCGCTTCCTgcaggaagcagagaaagaggaagggtcCCTGGACGACGAGGATGAGGACCCAGCGGAGAGGTTCAGGTCCCTGCTGCAAGCTGTGTCGGAGCTGGAGAGGAGGCACCGCAACCTGGGCCTCAGTATGCTGCTCCAG TGA